A part of Augochlora pura isolate Apur16 chromosome 1, APUR_v2.2.1, whole genome shotgun sequence genomic DNA contains:
- the LOC144467992 gene encoding uncharacterized protein LOC144467992 codes for MSTPATDPLPSTVPGELTAALLPTVTKIDTRLDASPVSVVLAVSIVCILSPITVSGNSIILAAFYRYKRLRTASNYLLVSLAISDFGVGVFMPFGMKLELSGLPENGVSTLCIIPYCIVIALCSVSVLVTVAIAVDRLTSLAQPLRYKNIITHSSIEKYIAVFWIYAIAVGLSPLIYAKAVGETQPHSGSCRFGAAVLPPVRVFLVVAVWAPSALVLIACYMYVYLVARAHARAIYTVELSFRHETQTLALPRYGQTLAVTVGAFLVLWLPFQTCMLLDIFCGTDILSEWAVVWLGLPIMAHSGVNPWIYAFHHGEMRVAAGKITKELVALFGVTPSRNGCSPLRRGSDTNMELAEVNNSHDGRRHPGGNRFATKQNGGLYTSRRGLNISGRHTDASPEANLDQTSCGSRQVDIDEEDIHDLAKMLDQKYIIDRNLMIDSNHNIDKVKNLKYRLDPTFNKIRHLGRLNHKRFTSKNFSKPSEPKFTSYQNLDSNGTLNRKTLQMNTVSDPVLSADSPMVHAKDFHDALAASNSKRRNSNLCSMSDPNIKAATGQSEINLRLPATGHVVDTHRYSVQNLDHNRCEGGLAKQAMLSRQLECHRRSQISPRPRIKINTLGRTSPNLNLRFQQSYTSPTTPESICSSVFDGSRQRMSPKHMVITPNRLANLTHLDSSVRSSPQTRLIDTLIVPTIHSEPPSPIDPLPLASLAEESTKMETSNPCINLERAKTPMGNRRSPVRNSDPVIPSVLLNIEDYSDDCRETSKSSRDCSPVSLPINVLAPFMEPIDLFEALIKKSDPIFAEHDSTRFSSRRPSDSKWSESSRSQEFLSNVMEHQTCPSSCSVNNFQVCNSGSDLNDLTSSDPFMCPDPLTSSLRESFFTSFEENEESMLTPDSEQNPTPYESAATINLKRNDAYQQSRSTESVSRGRCLSTILRLKPSLHGSIPRVRPSTDYILKGATKKDQRLAPLASPTPTEICTPTFEFVSEIKGDSGIGVRV; via the exons GTCGGAGTGTTCATGCCGTTCGGCATGAAGCTGGAGCTGTCCGGGCTGCCGGAGAACGGTGTGTCAACGCTGTGCATCATCCCCTATTGCATAGTGATCGCTTTGTGCAGCGTGAGCGTGCTGGTAACAGTCGCGATCGCCGTCGATCGGCTGACCTCGCTTGCACAGCCGCTCCGTTACAAGAACATCATCACCCACAGCAGCATCGAGAAGTACATCGCCGTGTTCTGGATCTACGCGATCGCCGTCGGCCTCTCCCCTTTGATCTACGCGAAAGCTGTTGGCGAAACCCAACCGCACAG CGGCAGCTGCAGGTTCGGCGCGGCCGTGTTGCCGCCGGTCAGGGTGTTCCTGGTGGTGGCTGTATGGGCGCCCAGTGCCCTCGTCCTGATCGCCTGCTACATGTACGTCTACCTGGTGGCGCGGGCACACGCCCGCGCCATTTACACCGTGGAGTTATCGTTCCGGCATGAAACGCAGACCTTGGCGTTGCCACGATACGGTCAAACCCTGGCTGTCACGGTCGGCGCCTTCCTCGTCCTATGGCTTCCCTTTCAA ACCTGCATGCTGCTTGATATCTTCTGCGGCACGGACATCCTGTCGGAATGGGCAGTGGTATGGCTAGGTCTGCCCATCATGGCTCACAGCGGGGTGAACCCATGGATCTACGCGTTCCACCACGGCGAGATGAGGGTGGCCGCCGGGAAGATCACGAAGGAACTGGTGGCGCTGTTCGGCGTGACTCCCAGCAGGAACGGTTGCTCGCCTCTGCGACGTGGCTCGGACACGAACATGGAGCTGGCGGAAGTGAACAACAGCCACGACGGCAGGAGGCACCCGGGGGGGAATCGTTTCGCGACCAAGCAGAACGGCGGTCTGTACACTAGCAGGCGAGGCCTGAACATTTCCGGGAGGCACACGGACGCTTCTCCGGAGGCGAACCTCGACCAGACCTCCTGCGGCAGCAGGCAGGTGGACATCGACGAGGAGGACATCCACGATCTGGCGAAGATGCTCGATCAGAAATATATAATCGATCGGAATCTCATGATCGACTCGAACCACAACATCGACAAGGTGAAGAACCTGAAGTACCGTCTAGACCCGACGTTCAACAAGATCAGGCACCTCGGTCGGCTCAACCACAAAAGGTTCACCAGCAAGAACTTCTCGAAACCGTCCGAGCCAAAGTTCACGTCCTATCAGAACCTGGATAGCAACGGGACGCTGAACCGGAAGACGCTGCAGATGAACACGGTGTCGGACCCGGTTCTCAGCGCCGACAGTCCCATGGTCCACGCCAAAGACTTCCACGACGCTCTTGCCGCGTCGAACAGCAAGCGGAGGAACTCGAACTTGTGCTCCATGTCCGATCCCAACATCAAGGCGGCCACTGGACAGTCGGAGATTAACCTGAGGCTTCCGGCCACCGGTCATGTCGTTGATACCCACAG GTACTCGGTGCAGAATCTGGACCACAACAGGTGCGAGGGAGGCCTGGCGAAGCAGGCGATGCTGTCGCGTCAGCTGGAGTGCCACAGGAGGTCCCAGATCTCTCCTCGACCGCGGATCAAGATCAACACGCTCGGCCGGACGAGTCCGAACCTGAACCTGAGATTTCAACAGAGCTACACGTCGCCCACGACGCCCGAGAGCATCTGCTCCAGCGTGTTCGACGGCTCGAGGCAGAGAATGTCGCCGAAGCACATGGTGATCACTCCGAACAGGCTGGCGAACCTGACTCACCTGGACAGTTCGGTGCGGTCCTCGCCTCAGACGAGGCTCATAGACACGCTGATAGTCCCGACGATACACTCGGAGCCACCCAGCCCCATAGATCCTCTTCCCTTAGCCTCCTTGGCAGAGGAGTCCACGAAGATGGAGACGTCGAATCCGTGCATCAACCTCGAGCGCGCGAAGACCCCGATGGGCAACAGGAGGAGTCCGGTGAGGAACTCGGACCCCGTGATCCCGTCGGTTCTACTCAACATAGAGGATTACAGCGACGACTGTCGAGAGACCAGCAAGTCCAGCCGGGACTGCTCCCCGGTCAGCTTACCGATTAACGTCTTGGCGCCCTTCATGGAGCCCATAGATCTCTTCGAAGCTCTGATCAAGAAGTCGGATCCGATCTTCGCCGAGCACGACTCCACCAGGTTCAGCTCGAGGAGGCCGTCGGACTCGAAGTGGTCCGAGTCCTCCAGGAGCCAGGAGTTCCTCTCCAACGTGATGGAGCACCAAACGTGTCCTTCCTCTTGCTCGGTGAACAACTTCCAGGTCTGCAACAGCGGCAGCGACCTCAACGATCTGACCTCTTCGGACCCGTTCATGTGTCCCGACCCACTGACCTCTTCGCTCAGAGAGTCCTTCTTCACGTCTTTCGAGGAGAACGAGGAGTCCATGCTCACGCCGGATTCCGAGCAGAACCCGACGCCCTACGAGTCCGCCGCAACGATCAACCTGAAGAGGAACGACGCCTACCAGCAGAGCAGGTCCACGGAGTCGGTGTCCCGCGGCAGGTGCTTGTCCACCATCCTCCGGCTGAAACCGTCCCTCCACGGAAGCATACCGAGAGTCAGGCCGAGCACGGACTATATCCTGAAGGGCGCCACCAAGAAGGATCAAAGGCTGGCTCCTCTGGCCTCGCCTACGCCCACGGAGATCTGCACGCCGACGTTCGAGTTCGTGTCGGAGATCAAGGGCGACAGCGGCATCGGTGTTAGGGTATAG